One Anaerobacillus alkaliphilus DNA window includes the following coding sequences:
- a CDS encoding MGDG synthase family glycosyltransferase, with protein sequence MNKRKIIIFSVSFGNGHNQVSKVLLSHLRTKNFEVEIIDTFDAINKLFHKVVLDNYLRLLRYRPSVWGKLYQYSEENPNSIFLKQFNAFLTNKLFQILQEKEADTIITTHPIATTMLANVIRKKQLPLKLYALLTDFAVHPMSVHNEVDGYFIASEHLRYYSNVYKQNAQLFYSTGIPTPREDIDQYSKQELRRRLHLDENLKTVLVAGGGVGLAKFTKILSGLESYNEQLQIICVTGENRRAKGKMDKLKSKHKLRILGFTNLFMEYLKASDVIISKAGGVTMSEALVCETPVLIFQPLPGQEEQNSQFLMNYGAAIKAEIVEEIPVLLERIIFNPHYHSIMTENAKKLKISNSAKQISEIIYNDTFIRQRTNA encoded by the coding sequence ATGAATAAAAGGAAAATTATCATTTTTTCGGTTTCATTTGGGAACGGTCATAATCAGGTTTCCAAAGTCCTTCTTAGCCATTTACGAACAAAAAATTTCGAGGTTGAGATTATTGATACGTTTGACGCAATCAATAAGCTTTTTCACAAGGTTGTATTGGATAATTATTTACGATTACTAAGGTATCGGCCAAGTGTTTGGGGAAAACTGTATCAATACTCTGAAGAAAATCCTAATTCAATTTTCTTAAAACAATTTAATGCATTTCTCACAAATAAGCTTTTTCAAATATTACAGGAAAAAGAAGCCGATACAATCATCACAACGCACCCAATAGCAACAACAATGTTAGCAAATGTAATCCGAAAGAAACAACTTCCTCTAAAGCTTTATGCATTATTAACGGACTTTGCTGTTCATCCAATGTCGGTTCACAATGAAGTTGATGGTTATTTTATTGCATCTGAACACTTACGTTATTATTCAAATGTCTACAAACAAAATGCACAGCTTTTTTATTCGACAGGCATACCGACACCTAGAGAAGACATAGATCAATACTCAAAGCAAGAATTACGAAGAAGACTTCATTTAGATGAAAATCTGAAAACGGTGTTAGTAGCAGGTGGTGGAGTTGGCCTTGCCAAATTCACTAAAATTCTCTCAGGATTAGAATCTTATAATGAACAGCTTCAGATTATCTGTGTGACTGGTGAAAACCGCCGTGCTAAAGGAAAAATGGATAAGCTTAAAAGTAAACATAAGTTACGAATATTAGGATTTACTAATCTGTTTATGGAATATTTAAAAGCAAGTGATGTCATTATCTCAAAAGCTGGGGGAGTCACGATGTCAGAGGCACTGGTTTGTGAAACTCCAGTATTAATCTTTCAACCTTTGCCAGGGCAAGAAGAACAGAACAGTCAATTTCTAATGAATTACGGGGCAGCTATTAAAGCAGAGATCGTTGAAGAAATCCCGGTACTATTAGAACGAATTATTTTTAATCCTCACTATCATAGTATAATGACCGAAAATGCAAAAAAACTAAAAATATCTAATTCTGCAAAGCAAATTTCTGAAATTATTTACAATGATACTTTTATAAGGCAACGTACAAATGCTTAA
- a CDS encoding GNAT family N-acetyltransferase, translated as MKVVKVANTTQLEDAYSVRVKVFVEEQQVPPEEEIDQFEDIATHFVIYDDGKPIGAGRLRELDGFGKVERICIDNDYRSKGIGKILMEAIEAEGKSVGLHSFKLNAQVQAIEFYRKLGYEVYSEEFLDAGIPHVTMIKKGNDN; from the coding sequence ATGAAAGTTGTAAAAGTAGCAAACACAACTCAATTAGAAGACGCATACTCTGTTAGGGTTAAAGTTTTCGTTGAAGAACAACAAGTTCCTCCAGAAGAAGAAATTGATCAGTTTGAGGATATAGCAACACATTTCGTCATATATGACGATGGAAAGCCAATAGGTGCTGGTCGCTTACGTGAACTTGATGGCTTTGGGAAAGTTGAACGTATCTGTATTGATAACGATTACCGCTCTAAGGGTATTGGTAAGATCCTAATGGAAGCTATTGAAGCTGAAGGAAAATCCGTTGGATTACATTCATTCAAGTTGAATGCCCAGGTCCAAGCAATTGAGTTTTATCGTAAACTTGGCTATGAAGTATACTCAGAAGAGTTCCTGGATGCAGGCATTCCACATGTTACAATGATAAAAAAAGGAAATGATAATTAA